From the genome of Fluviispira vulneris:
TTATAAACCAGAAATTAAAAATTGACAAAGTAACGCATACAAACGAATTAACGCCAGCAACACCATCGAGTTGTCAAATTTTTATTTACTAAGTTTACCATTGTTTGTTTTATCCTATTAAACTGCAATAAAGCTTTATTAAAAGGCTCAGTATTTTGAATATCCTAATATTGTTACTATGTCAAACGTATATCATTTTTTTAAAAGTTCGTAATGCTGGTTGCTATGTTTAAAGGAAAAAAATACTTTTTTGCTCATCTTTAAAAGGAAAAAAATTTAAGCTTTAGCACCAATTAAATTTATAATCTTAAATTATTTTTTTTTATTATAATCTAATAGAGATTTCATAGCTTTCATAGTTTCTCAAATGTTATACACACGCACTCGACAAGTATGGCTTTTCCCCATTGACTTAATCTGAAATAAGATGTACCACAAATGTAGGTTGAGGGATTAGCCCCTCGATAACCAATCCCATGGGATGGTTAGTATGCTTACAGAGCATACAAAGCAACCATGAGAGGTGGTTGTAGGCCCTTAGTGTTTTTCTAATGAACCCGCCAGAGTCGGAAGGCAGCAACGGTGTTTAGGATGACAGGTAAGACCAGCTTGCAGCCACCCCTCATGGTTGTTTTTTATTTTATTTGTGCATGTTAAAATTATGTACTTACCTTGAACTTTCTTGATTTTTGTTTTTCCTGAACACATACTATTTCTAATTGAAAGTTATCATTCTTGTTTTTTGCAAGGATTGATAATCTCTAATTATGTGATAAATCAATATTAACTCTTATTTTTAAATTTTTATTCGGTAACCCAACTATGCGCTTAGACAACAACTCCCAAAACCATATTACCCCTCAGCATGAGGAAAAAAATTATATTGTTTTGGCACGACGCACACGCCCCCAAAGTTTTTCAGAACTCGTGGGCCAAGAAGATGTCTCCAAAGCCATCGAAGGAATGCTTTCCAATAAAAAAGTTCCCCACGCTTTTCTTTTTACAGGCACAAGAGGAACAGGAAAAACCTCAAGTGCACGTATCTTGGCAAAATCACTCTGCTGCGAAAAAGGTCCAACACATTCTCCTTGCCAAACTTGTATCCATTGCACACAAATCACAGCTTGCGCCCACGATGACGTACTGGAAATTGATGGAGCCTCGAACACGGGCATTGACAATATCCGAGAATTACGTGAAGCAACCCGTTTTTATCCAAATTCAGCACGTTATAAAGTTTTTATAATTGATGAAGTTCATATGCTTAGCACAGGGGCATTCAATGCCTTACTGAAAACTCTTGAAGAGCCCCCCCCCCAAGTTGTATTTATTTTAGCCACAACAGAACTACACAAAGTTCCAATCACAGTGCGCTCTCGCTGCATGATTTTTTCCTTTAAAAAAATTGATCCAGAAGTGATCGCCGAGCATTTAAAAGGCATTTTGCATAAAGAAAATATTCAATTTGAAGATGATGCCCTGAAAATGATTGCACGCGAAGCAAAAGGTTCTCTGCGAGATTCTCTCAGTCTTCTCGAACAGATCATTGCAATTTGCGACCATACATTTATTTCAACTGAACAAACCAAAAAAGGACTTTGCTTACAGGGAGAAGAAATTGCTGAAAGAATATTCACAGCTATTTGTGCTCAAGAAACGGGCCAAGCAATTGAGCTCTTGCAGCAAGCAGATACCGCAAGCCTAGATATCGCAACGCTTATAGAAAATACAGCCCAGCTCTTCCGCAATAGCATGCTAATAAAGAGCCTAAATGATAAAGAAAGAACCATTCGTCTCACACAGCTCTTACCTAAAGAATATGATACATTAAAAATGACAGCAGATAAGCTGTCCATAGCAAGCTTAAGTGAAATATTCAGACTGCTTTCAAGCTCTGTAAAAGAAATTGCTCGCAGCAATGCAGGACTTGCGTGGGCAGAAATTATAGTCACAGATTGTATTGCCCGCGCAGAATGGCTTTCAGCAGCAGAAATCATGTCACTCATACGCAATGGAGGAGGACAGAACGTTCCTCTCCCATTACACAGTGCTGCACAAAAACCAATTATAATGAGTCCCGAAAAGCCGGTACCTAAAGAAGAAATGAAAGTAACAGGTCCTTCTCTACAAAACCAAAACCCTAGCAATGTAAAAGCAAATTCTATTGATTTAGAAGCATTTAAAAATCTCGTAATGCACGCTGAAAAAAGAAGCAAAACCTTAGCCACACGCTTGGGATTTGCAAAAATTGATATTTTTACTGCTAAAACAGTCCAATTTTCAGATTCACCAGAAAACTCAACCTACCTTTCTTTTAATGAATCTGATTTAATTCATTTTTGGGAAAGCATACGAGAAATTGGTTTCCAAGATGCTGAATTTAAAGGAACATTTACGCCTAAGGCACCTCAAATAAGAAAAATTCCACTGAAAGACCAACAATCCCTGCAAAACAATTTAAAAAGTCCATCCGAAAGACAAACCCATTCACTCAAGGCACCCAAAAATCAACAAAACGTAGCACTACATTTTCAAAAATATAATGAAAATATAAGTATAAATACAAAAACAGAAAGCAAACAGCTAACAAAAAAGGCTATATCTCTCTCAGAAATTAAAACCCATGAAAAAAGCCAAGATTTTCTACAAAGAGAGAGAGCTATTCTTGAAAAAGAACATATTCAACAACTTAAAAAACTTGCGACGGAGATTCAAATCACTTCACTCGAATAAATCTGTGCAATTTTTTAAAAAAAGAGCACAAAAGTCAATTCTGTTCTTGCACTCAGAAAAAAGATTTGGTTACATTTTTTACTGGTATATGACAGAGACAATCTCATTACCGATTTTTAAAAAGAAGTATATATAAGTTCCGCTAAATTAAGGTTTATTTCTGGAGGTTCTGATGGTTCTAAATGCTGACACTATTGATGAAAAATTACTTCATCAAGTAAATCAATCAATCGAAATGGCAAAATCTGACGACGAAGACGAAGATGATGATGACGATTTCTATGACGAAGACGATGAAGACGAAGATGATGAAGATGACTACGACGACGATGATGATGATGACTACGGCGATGATGATGATTATTATGACGATGATGATGATGAAGACGAAGATGATGATTATTATGATGATGAAGACGAAGATGATGATGATTTAGATGATGAAGATGACGACTATTACGATGACGATGATCTCGATGACGAAGACGACGATGATTTAGATGAAGATGAGGATGAGTGATTCTTAAATTCTTTAGCAAAGAATTTTTTAAGCATTGCTCATTCGCACAACGACTCGGCGTACTCTTCTTTTGCTGACCTCAACAACTTCCATTATCACATTATTAATTGTTAATTTATCACCAGATTTTGGAATTTGTCCAAAATGATGTAAAATAAGCCCAGCTAAAGTATCAAATTCTTGGTTATCGTTACCCTTAATTAGGTCTGCAACTTTTATATCAAAAAAATCACAGAAGTCATCGATATGAATTTTACATTCTACTAGAAATTGATTGGCTACTTGTGTGGGCCTAATTGCATCTTCTTCATTGTCAAATTCATCTCTTACTTCTCCAAATATTTCTTCAAAAATATCTTCCATTGTTACAATGCCGCTCGTGCCACCATATTCATCTAGCACAATAGCCATATGTTGTTTATGTCTTTTCATTTCTTGAAAAAGATGATCGACTGCTTTTGTTTCAGGTATAAACATCACTTCACGGCGAATTTCGGATACATTTGCATCGAGTCGCGATGCTTCATGCTGATGCTTTTTTAAGAAAAAAAGCGCATCTTTAGCATGAATTGTTCCAATAATATTGTCAATTTTGTCTTCATACACTGGAATACGAGAAAGCCCCGTTTCTTTAAATTTATCGATCACATCGACAATTTTCATAGATTGGGAAACTGCTGTTAAATCTATTCGATGAACCATAATCTCACGCACCACAGTGTCACCTAGCTCAAAAATACCAGATAACATATCATGCTTCTGTTCAGCTATGACACCTTCTTTTTCACCAACATTTATTAAAAATTCGAGTTCTTCTTCTGTAATTTGTGGATCATTTGATAATTTATTTTTACGTGAAAATAATGACCCGATATAATTGCTCACAAAAGTCATCAGTAAAGTAACAGGAAGTAACAAAAGATAAAATATTTTAAAAACTTTCAAAGCTGGAACGACTATCTTTACTGCATTGGCTTTAGCAAAAGTTTTTGGAATAATTTCTGCAAATAAAACAATAATTATTGTCATGACTGCAGTGACTACAAAAATAGACGATGAGCCAAAATGTTCACGGATAATATCATCGACAAAGACGGAAGCAAAAATATTTGCTAGATTGTTACCAATTAAAAGGGCAGCTAAAACTCGATTTGGAGTGTTTAACCACAGCTTTAAAATCTGGGATGATTTCTGCCCAGATTCATACATGTGCTTTGCTTTTAAGTTAGAAATACTTGTCGCAGCTGTTTCTGTCATAGAAAAAAATGCAGAAAGACTTAAACTGATAAATACAATCAAGAGACCAATCAACAATGATTCCAATTCGGGGTCTCCTTTTATTTTATAAGATCAGTATGACACCAATTTGCTTTTCCCATTGCTAAAATAACTTCCTTTTTTATAATTTTTT
Proteins encoded in this window:
- the dnaX gene encoding DNA polymerase III subunit gamma/tau, producing the protein MRLDNNSQNHITPQHEEKNYIVLARRTRPQSFSELVGQEDVSKAIEGMLSNKKVPHAFLFTGTRGTGKTSSARILAKSLCCEKGPTHSPCQTCIHCTQITACAHDDVLEIDGASNTGIDNIRELREATRFYPNSARYKVFIIDEVHMLSTGAFNALLKTLEEPPPQVVFILATTELHKVPITVRSRCMIFSFKKIDPEVIAEHLKGILHKENIQFEDDALKMIAREAKGSLRDSLSLLEQIIAICDHTFISTEQTKKGLCLQGEEIAERIFTAICAQETGQAIELLQQADTASLDIATLIENTAQLFRNSMLIKSLNDKERTIRLTQLLPKEYDTLKMTADKLSIASLSEIFRLLSSSVKEIARSNAGLAWAEIIVTDCIARAEWLSAAEIMSLIRNGGGQNVPLPLHSAAQKPIIMSPEKPVPKEEMKVTGPSLQNQNPSNVKANSIDLEAFKNLVMHAEKRSKTLATRLGFAKIDIFTAKTVQFSDSPENSTYLSFNESDLIHFWESIREIGFQDAEFKGTFTPKAPQIRKIPLKDQQSLQNNLKSPSERQTHSLKAPKNQQNVALHFQKYNENISINTKTESKQLTKKAISLSEIKTHEKSQDFLQRERAILEKEHIQQLKKLATEIQITSLE
- a CDS encoding hemolysin family protein codes for the protein MESLLIGLLIVFISLSLSAFFSMTETAATSISNLKAKHMYESGQKSSQILKLWLNTPNRVLAALLIGNNLANIFASVFVDDIIREHFGSSSIFVVTAVMTIIIVLFAEIIPKTFAKANAVKIVVPALKVFKIFYLLLLPVTLLMTFVSNYIGSLFSRKNKLSNDPQITEEELEFLINVGEKEGVIAEQKHDMLSGIFELGDTVVREIMVHRIDLTAVSQSMKIVDVIDKFKETGLSRIPVYEDKIDNIIGTIHAKDALFFLKKHQHEASRLDANVSEIRREVMFIPETKAVDHLFQEMKRHKQHMAIVLDEYGGTSGIVTMEDIFEEIFGEVRDEFDNEEDAIRPTQVANQFLVECKIHIDDFCDFFDIKVADLIKGNDNQEFDTLAGLILHHFGQIPKSGDKLTINNVIMEVVEVSKRRVRRVVVRMSNA